Proteins co-encoded in one Sulfurospirillum arsenophilum NBRC 109478 genomic window:
- a CDS encoding methyl-accepting chemotaxis protein, whose translation MLLATIKNKLAFLLIIIFLGFSALGLESLKEGNDAKMAAIRLTNIADIENTMMALRVEQRDYQLYFKQTNLDRYEKTYQQLIGDLDALKLILQSPSNHQRIETLKKLLVQWHDVNVPRMQLFKKYGATMHEPSFAQNYPEDAKKLDEYYKQSSQSFVVLSEKIDDLASSVKKNNFNRLDTNIMMSQITLGIILVIVLVIFFIVTRSIKNSVARAKVGCELMRQNKDLSMKINIDSKDEINDIIQAVNSLVADVASALNDAKDNAIENASVAEELSSTSLQIGKRAEEEAKVVFETTNDAKEVANAITDASVQSQNVKDITAHAQESLLSAQKLLNETISQLSNTSEAEAAINERLNHLSNEAQQVKSVLDVIGDIADQTNLLALNAAIEAARAGEHGRGFAVVADEVRKLAERTQKSLIETNATVNVIVQSISDISGEMNHNAKRIHELSEFSNQVTTQTNDAVGMLDQSVLATDEVVEKANSNVKLIKTAVIEKIGEINTLSSSNARSVEEIAAAAEHLSKLSSTLSHTLAQFKTA comes from the coding sequence ATGTTATTGGCGACGATCAAAAACAAACTTGCATTTTTACTCATTATTATTTTTTTAGGATTTAGTGCATTGGGACTTGAAAGCCTCAAAGAGGGAAACGATGCGAAAATGGCAGCAATTCGACTCACCAATATCGCTGATATTGAAAATACGATGATGGCATTGCGCGTTGAACAGCGTGATTATCAGCTCTATTTTAAACAAACCAATTTGGATCGTTATGAAAAAACTTATCAACAATTAATTGGAGATTTGGACGCGCTGAAACTCATTCTTCAAAGTCCTTCAAATCACCAACGTATTGAAACGCTTAAAAAACTCTTGGTTCAATGGCATGATGTCAACGTTCCACGAATGCAACTTTTTAAAAAATACGGCGCAACCATGCATGAACCAAGTTTCGCTCAAAATTATCCTGAAGATGCCAAAAAACTTGATGAGTACTACAAACAAAGCAGCCAAAGCTTTGTTGTTCTCTCGGAAAAAATAGACGATTTGGCAAGCTCTGTGAAGAAAAATAACTTCAACCGCCTTGACACCAACATCATGATGTCTCAAATTACGTTAGGTATCATTTTGGTCATTGTTCTGGTCATCTTTTTCATTGTAACGCGTTCGATTAAAAACTCTGTTGCGCGTGCCAAAGTGGGATGTGAATTGATGCGCCAAAACAAAGATTTGAGTATGAAGATAAACATTGATTCTAAAGATGAGATCAACGACATCATCCAAGCGGTTAACTCCCTTGTTGCAGATGTAGCTAGTGCGCTAAATGATGCCAAAGACAATGCCATCGAAAATGCTTCTGTTGCGGAAGAACTCTCCAGCACAAGCCTCCAGATCGGGAAGCGCGCCGAAGAAGAGGCAAAAGTCGTTTTTGAAACAACCAACGATGCCAAAGAGGTTGCGAATGCCATCACTGATGCCAGTGTGCAGTCACAAAATGTTAAAGACATCACCGCACATGCCCAAGAGAGCCTTCTAAGTGCGCAAAAACTGCTCAATGAAACCATCTCGCAACTCAGTAATACGTCTGAGGCAGAAGCAGCCATCAACGAGCGCCTGAACCACCTCTCAAACGAAGCCCAACAGGTCAAATCCGTTCTTGATGTCATCGGCGACATCGCTGACCAGACCAATCTTCTAGCGCTTAATGCCGCCATTGAAGCAGCAAGGGCGGGTGAGCATGGGCGTGGATTTGCTGTCGTTGCCGATGAAGTGAGAAAGCTGGCAGAACGTACCCAAAAAAGCCTTATCGAGACCAATGCCACGGTCAACGTCATCGTTCAGTCCATCAGTGACATCAGCGGCGAGATGAATCACAACGCCAAACGCATCCATGAACTCTCCGAATTTTCCAACCAAGTGACGACCCAAACCAACGATGCCGTAGGCATGCTTGACCAAAGTGTTCTTGCAACCGATGAAGTCGTTGAAAAAGCAAATAGCAATGTCAAGCTCATCAAAACAGCGGTCATCGAAAAAATAGGAGAGATCAACACACTCTCAAGCTCCAATGCTAGAAGTGTCGAAGAGATCGCCGCTGCGGCAGAACACCTCTCCAAACTCTCTTCCACACTTAGCCATACTCTAGCACAATTTAAAACAGCCTAA